The following are encoded together in the Pontibacter liquoris genome:
- a CDS encoding SusC/RagA family TonB-linked outer membrane protein has translation MQHYLPKELRYFLVFPLFFASVVMALAQGNISVQGKVTDESGMALPGVTVLLKGTPTAAPTGADGAYIINVPDGSGTLIFSFIGYQSQEVPINNRSTINVQLNTDAKALDEVVVVGYGTQKKATLTGSVTAVKGDEITQTPALNVTNSLAGRLPGLTAVGSSGEPGYDGARLRIRGINSFGSSDPLIVVDGVPGRSLERLDPNTIESVSVLKDASAAIYGAQAANGVILVTTKRGKVGKPTITASFNQGYGRPTRLPDMANAAEYATILNEIDLYAGNPARFTPEDIQQFRDGSDPWGHPDTEWFKEVIKPWSGQNQGNVSISGGSENMRYYVALTSRTQDGYYFNSGTKYNQYDFRSNLDGNISKNISLAVDLSGRMEDRNFPTRGAGGIFRMVMRGKPNLPAYWPDGTPGPDIEYGDNPVVVSTKATGYDRTKNYVVNSNFKLNVIIPWVQGLSVTSNAAIDKGFRFRKLWQTPWYLYSWDGTRDASGQPVLIKGKKGFDSPALTEEMEDNQRILLNGLLNYDRTFGDAHSVNFLAGVERITGGLDKFSAHRRNFTSSVLDQMFAGATDQYLTNNGTGAPNARLNYFGRVNYGYKEKYLAEFVWRYQGSYIFEKGNKFGFFPGVSLGYVVSEENFWKDNLSAVNFFKLRGSWGQTGWDQVYFEGALVEYAYLATLDLADPGSSFVTDGGTKFNPALFETRVPNENTTWESAIQRNVGFDAELLNNHLSVTFDYFDNLRSNILWRRNASIPASTGMTLPPENIGKSGNRGFDFSVIYDNAIGNDFTYEVGFNGGYAKNRIIFWDETPGRPDYQLTTGRPIPTDPYNPDNDLYYQAIGIFADQAAVDAYPHMSGARPGDIIFEDVNNDGLIDANDKVRNDKSNTPTLTGGITARLGYKGFDFSMLIQGAAGAVNYISTESGEIGNFLQSFYDNRWTEQNPNASGPRAFNRSNEYWVSQRNTYWLHKTDYIRLKNVELGYSLPEFTQKWGIQKLRVYVNAYNFLTYSPDYKDFDPELGSGSGQGYPLQKIVNGGLSVTF, from the coding sequence ATGCAACACTATTTACCTAAAGAACTGAGATACTTCCTGGTATTTCCTCTTTTCTTTGCCTCTGTTGTAATGGCGCTTGCCCAGGGAAACATCTCGGTGCAGGGAAAAGTGACTGATGAAAGCGGCATGGCTCTGCCAGGCGTAACAGTGCTGCTGAAAGGAACGCCAACGGCTGCCCCGACAGGAGCCGACGGCGCATATATTATCAACGTGCCGGATGGCAGCGGCACTCTCATCTTCTCATTTATAGGCTACCAGTCGCAGGAAGTGCCTATTAACAACCGCTCCACCATTAACGTGCAACTGAACACCGATGCCAAAGCGCTGGATGAAGTAGTGGTGGTAGGGTATGGCACGCAGAAAAAAGCGACCCTGACCGGATCGGTAACAGCGGTAAAAGGCGACGAAATAACGCAAACACCTGCCCTGAACGTGACCAACAGCCTGGCGGGTCGCTTGCCGGGCTTAACGGCCGTAGGCTCCAGCGGTGAGCCAGGCTATGATGGGGCCAGGCTCCGCATCCGGGGCATCAACTCGTTTGGCAGCTCAGACCCCCTGATCGTGGTAGACGGCGTTCCGGGCCGTTCGTTGGAAAGGCTGGACCCCAATACCATCGAAAGCGTATCAGTGCTGAAAGATGCCTCTGCGGCTATTTATGGCGCGCAGGCTGCAAACGGCGTGATACTGGTTACCACCAAACGCGGCAAAGTGGGCAAGCCTACTATCACTGCTTCGTTTAACCAGGGCTATGGCCGCCCTACCCGGCTCCCCGATATGGCCAACGCAGCGGAATACGCCACCATACTAAATGAAATCGACCTGTATGCGGGCAACCCAGCCCGCTTCACCCCCGAAGATATCCAGCAGTTTCGGGATGGTTCCGATCCCTGGGGCCACCCGGATACGGAATGGTTTAAGGAAGTGATCAAGCCGTGGTCTGGTCAGAACCAAGGCAACGTCTCTATTTCCGGTGGCAGCGAGAACATGCGCTACTATGTAGCCCTTACCTCCAGAACACAGGACGGGTATTACTTCAACAGTGGCACCAAGTATAACCAGTATGATTTCCGCTCTAACCTGGATGGCAACATCTCCAAGAACATCAGCCTGGCGGTAGATTTGTCAGGCCGCATGGAAGACCGCAACTTTCCCACCCGCGGAGCTGGTGGCATCTTCCGGATGGTGATGCGGGGCAAACCCAACCTGCCTGCCTACTGGCCCGACGGCACGCCCGGTCCCGATATTGAGTATGGCGATAACCCGGTGGTGGTAAGCACCAAGGCAACCGGCTACGACAGAACCAAAAACTATGTAGTTAACTCCAACTTCAAGCTGAATGTGATCATCCCGTGGGTGCAGGGCCTCTCGGTTACCAGCAATGCCGCTATAGACAAGGGCTTCCGTTTCCGCAAGCTCTGGCAAACGCCCTGGTACTTATACTCCTGGGATGGCACCCGCGACGCCAGCGGCCAGCCGGTGCTGATCAAGGGCAAAAAAGGCTTCGACAGCCCCGCCCTGACAGAAGAGATGGAGGACAACCAGCGCATCCTGCTCAACGGGCTCTTAAACTATGACCGCACGTTTGGAGACGCGCATTCCGTAAACTTTTTGGCCGGTGTGGAAAGAATAACCGGCGGCCTGGACAAGTTCAGCGCTCACCGCCGCAATTTCACCTCCTCTGTCCTCGATCAGATGTTTGCCGGCGCTACCGATCAGTACTTAACAAATAACGGTACTGGTGCTCCAAATGCCCGCCTCAATTATTTCGGCAGGGTAAACTATGGCTATAAGGAAAAGTACCTGGCAGAGTTTGTATGGCGCTACCAGGGCTCTTACATCTTCGAAAAAGGCAATAAATTCGGCTTCTTCCCGGGCGTATCCTTAGGCTATGTGGTGTCAGAGGAAAACTTCTGGAAAGACAATTTAAGTGCCGTGAATTTCTTCAAGTTAAGAGGCTCGTGGGGCCAGACGGGTTGGGATCAAGTGTACTTTGAAGGGGCTTTAGTAGAATATGCTTACCTGGCTACGCTTGATCTGGCAGATCCCGGATCATCATTTGTTACGGATGGAGGAACAAAGTTTAATCCAGCCTTATTTGAGACCCGAGTGCCCAACGAAAACACCACCTGGGAGTCAGCCATACAGCGCAACGTTGGCTTTGATGCCGAGCTGCTCAACAACCACCTTTCGGTTACCTTCGATTACTTCGATAACCTGCGCTCTAATATTCTGTGGCGCAGAAATGCTTCTATTCCGGCTTCTACCGGTATGACGCTGCCTCCGGAAAACATTGGTAAATCCGGCAACAGAGGATTCGATTTCAGCGTGATCTATGACAACGCGATAGGCAATGACTTCACTTATGAAGTAGGCTTTAACGGCGGCTATGCCAAGAACAGGATCATCTTCTGGGACGAAACCCCGGGCCGCCCTGACTACCAGCTTACCACCGGGCGCCCAATCCCGACAGACCCTTACAACCCGGATAACGACTTGTACTACCAGGCTATCGGCATTTTTGCAGACCAGGCCGCCGTGGACGCCTACCCGCACATGTCCGGCGCACGCCCCGGCGACATTATCTTTGAAGATGTGAACAACGATGGGTTGATCGATGCCAACGATAAGGTTCGGAACGACAAGAGCAACACGCCGACCCTAACCGGCGGTATCACGGCTCGCCTGGGCTACAAAGGCTTCGACTTTTCCATGCTCATCCAGGGAGCAGCCGGTGCCGTGAACTACATCAGCACAGAGTCCGGCGAGATCGGAAACTTCCTGCAGAGCTTCTATGATAACCGCTGGACAGAGCAGAACCCGAACGCCTCGGGCCCGCGCGCCTTTAACCGCAGCAACGAATACTGGGTGAGCCAGCGCAATACCTACTGGCTGCACAAAACAGATTACATCCGCCTGAAGAATGTGGAGCTCGGCTACAGCCTGCCGGAGTTTACTCAGAAGTGGGGCATCCAGAAGCTGCGCGTGTATGTGAACGCCTACAACTTCCTGACCTACAGCCCGGATTACAAAGACTTTGATCCGGAACTAGGCTCCGGCTCCGGCCAAGGGTATCCGCTGCAGAAAATTGTGAATGGTGGTCTATCAGTTACCTTTTAA
- a CDS encoding RagB/SusD family nutrient uptake outer membrane protein yields MKKRIYPILIALALAGTTSCDPDILEQTPLESYSDAAVWQDPALVETFVNNIYLGIPSPFHTIMLANLVDEAQFNAGWETENVTKSQITPSYLAVFGPGFWVSHERYMTWNSTYKNIRACNLFMEKIEDVPFEVQSQKDQLIGEVTFLRAYFYHRLAALYGGVPLITKTYTLNDDFTAPRNSYEEIISFVASECDKAAALLSPSGDKARATQGAALALKSRVLLYAASDLHNTNASWAAGYSNPELVGYTGGDRNARWQAAKDAAKAVMDLGMYSLYGAASPSTPEEATANYANIFLNNGNSEDIFLQFNDNLRNGNWDAPNPGLFTGPNGWHNWGESSPIGQLVDRYEMSDGTKFSWDNPAHKASPYENRDPRFYASILYEGAQWRPRPADVQAADPLGIVQVGSYKKPDGTVVPGLDTRKGPIEDWNGSYTGYYLRKFIDPKVDHQYNKQTLPFRRFRYAEILLNYAEACLGLGQEEEARTYINQVRARAGMPPVTESGQALLERYRNERSVELAYEEQRFFDVRRWMIGEKAYENATGVSVTGNMAANGAISNRTYSKIKIQDREWNPRFYFLPIELDEMNRNTKLIQNPLY; encoded by the coding sequence ATGAAAAAGAGAATATATCCCATCCTTATCGCTTTGGCACTGGCAGGCACTACTTCCTGCGATCCGGACATCCTGGAGCAAACGCCCTTAGAAAGCTACTCTGATGCCGCGGTCTGGCAGGACCCTGCCCTGGTAGAGACCTTTGTAAACAACATTTACCTGGGCATACCAAGCCCATTCCATACCATTATGCTGGCCAACCTGGTAGACGAGGCGCAGTTTAACGCTGGCTGGGAAACCGAGAACGTAACCAAGAGCCAGATCACACCCAGCTACCTGGCCGTTTTCGGACCCGGCTTCTGGGTGTCGCATGAGCGGTATATGACCTGGAACAGCACCTATAAAAATATCCGGGCCTGTAACCTGTTCATGGAGAAAATAGAGGACGTTCCTTTTGAGGTGCAGTCGCAGAAAGACCAGTTGATCGGCGAGGTAACCTTCCTGAGAGCGTACTTCTATCATCGCCTGGCTGCCCTGTACGGCGGTGTGCCCCTGATCACCAAAACCTACACCCTCAACGACGACTTTACGGCTCCGCGCAATTCGTATGAAGAAATTATTTCCTTCGTCGCGTCAGAGTGCGATAAAGCGGCGGCCTTGTTGTCTCCTTCCGGCGATAAAGCGCGTGCAACCCAGGGAGCGGCCCTGGCACTGAAATCGCGGGTACTGTTATATGCCGCCAGCGACCTGCATAACACCAATGCGTCGTGGGCAGCTGGCTATAGCAACCCGGAACTGGTAGGCTATACCGGCGGCGACCGCAACGCCCGCTGGCAGGCCGCCAAGGATGCTGCCAAAGCGGTGATGGACCTGGGCATGTATAGCCTGTATGGCGCAGCCAGCCCCTCCACCCCGGAAGAAGCAACGGCCAATTATGCCAACATCTTCCTGAACAATGGCAACTCCGAAGACATCTTCCTGCAGTTTAACGACAACCTGCGCAACGGAAACTGGGATGCGCCGAACCCCGGCTTGTTTACAGGCCCGAATGGCTGGCATAACTGGGGCGAGAGCTCTCCGATAGGGCAGCTGGTGGACAGGTATGAAATGAGCGACGGTACTAAATTCAGCTGGGATAACCCGGCCCATAAAGCCAGCCCGTATGAGAACCGCGACCCCCGCTTTTACGCCAGCATCCTGTATGAAGGTGCCCAATGGCGCCCGCGTCCGGCAGATGTGCAGGCCGCAGACCCGCTGGGCATTGTGCAGGTGGGCTCTTATAAAAAGCCGGATGGCACGGTGGTGCCGGGCCTGGATACCCGCAAAGGACCGATCGAAGATTGGAACGGCTCCTATACCGGGTATTACCTGCGCAAGTTTATTGATCCCAAGGTAGACCATCAGTATAACAAGCAGACGCTGCCTTTCCGCAGATTCCGCTATGCCGAGATATTGCTGAACTATGCCGAAGCTTGCCTAGGCCTGGGCCAGGAGGAAGAAGCCCGCACCTACATCAACCAGGTAAGAGCCAGGGCCGGCATGCCACCTGTAACAGAAAGCGGCCAGGCCTTGCTGGAGCGTTACAGAAACGAACGTAGCGTAGAGCTAGCCTATGAAGAACAGCGTTTCTTTGATGTTCGCCGCTGGATGATCGGGGAGAAGGCTTATGAAAATGCCACCGGTGTAAGCGTTACCGGAAACATGGCTGCCAATGGTGCCATCTCCAACCGCACTTATTCTAAGATCAAGATACAGGACAGGGAATGGAATCCGCGGTTTTACTTCCTGCCAATCGAGCTGGATGAAATGAACAGAAACACGAAGCTGATCCAAAACCCGCTGTATTAA
- a CDS encoding hydroxypyruvate isomerase family protein, whose translation MRRSEFLKSSLLAGVALASGAAAIAANTPAAKKAGKPFNLNYAPHEGMFANHAGKDFLDQIRFMHEQGFRSLEDNGMLNRPAAEQQRIGELLGKLGMQMGVFVIDGGDNWKTSLATGKQEFKDKFLSTCRKAVDVAKRCNAKWMTVVPGFYERNLPMGIQTANITDALRQAAAIFEPHGLVMVLEPLSDTPDLFLRNSDQTYNLCKAVNSPSCKILYDIYHMQRNEGNLIANLDRCWDEIAYIQIGDNPGRNEPSTGEINFRNVFKHVHEKGYKGIMGMEHGKAKEGKAGELALIKAYREADSFSQA comes from the coding sequence ATGCGTAGAAGCGAATTTTTGAAGAGCAGCCTTTTGGCCGGCGTAGCCTTGGCAAGCGGTGCTGCGGCGATTGCAGCCAACACACCTGCCGCTAAGAAAGCAGGGAAGCCATTCAACCTCAATTATGCCCCGCACGAGGGGATGTTTGCCAACCATGCCGGCAAGGATTTCCTGGACCAGATCCGGTTTATGCACGAACAGGGCTTCCGCTCTCTGGAGGATAATGGCATGCTGAACAGGCCTGCCGCAGAGCAGCAGCGCATAGGCGAGCTGCTCGGGAAACTGGGCATGCAGATGGGCGTGTTTGTGATCGATGGCGGCGATAACTGGAAAACATCGCTGGCTACGGGCAAGCAGGAGTTCAAAGACAAATTTCTGAGCACCTGCCGCAAAGCCGTGGACGTAGCCAAACGCTGCAATGCCAAATGGATGACGGTGGTGCCCGGCTTTTATGAGCGCAACCTGCCCATGGGCATCCAGACAGCTAATATTACAGATGCCTTGCGTCAGGCAGCTGCCATTTTTGAGCCGCATGGGTTGGTGATGGTGCTCGAGCCGCTGAGCGACACACCCGACCTTTTTCTCCGCAACTCAGACCAGACTTATAACCTGTGCAAGGCCGTCAACAGCCCCTCCTGCAAGATCCTTTACGACATTTACCACATGCAGCGCAACGAAGGCAACCTGATCGCCAACCTGGACCGCTGCTGGGATGAGATTGCCTACATCCAGATTGGCGACAATCCGGGCCGCAACGAACCCTCCACAGGCGAGATCAACTTCAGAAACGTGTTCAAACACGTCCACGAGAAAGGGTACAAAGGCATTATGGGTATGGAACACGGGAAAGCCAAAGAAGGCAAGGCCGGAGAGCTCGCGCTCATCAAAGCTTACCGCGAGGCAGACAGCTTCAGCCAGGCATAA
- a CDS encoding hydroxypyruvate isomerase family protein gives MENRYTRRTALRNMAGGAAVLATAMLLPEQLRAAEMKEVKLKGRINHSVCKWCYNDIPLEDLCKAAKGMGLSSIELLGPDDWPTLKKYDLTCAMAWGAEKSLTEGFNDPKFHDELVARYEAMIPKVAKAGLNNLICFSGNRNGMSDEQGMANCAKGLKRLMKTAEKHKVTLSMELLNSKVNHKDYMCDHTKWGVELAKMVGSDRFKLLYDIYHMQIMEGDVIRTIQENHPYISHYHTGGVPGRNEIDNTQELYYPAIMQAIVDTGYKGYVAQEFIPKSKTPLVSLQESVMICDV, from the coding sequence ATGGAAAATCGCTATACGCGGCGCACCGCACTCCGGAACATGGCAGGAGGGGCCGCTGTGCTCGCCACGGCTATGTTGTTGCCCGAACAACTAAGAGCTGCTGAAATGAAGGAAGTAAAACTCAAAGGCCGGATCAACCACTCGGTTTGCAAGTGGTGCTACAACGATATTCCGCTCGAGGACCTCTGCAAAGCAGCCAAGGGAATGGGCCTTTCGTCCATAGAGCTGCTGGGGCCCGACGACTGGCCTACGCTGAAGAAGTATGACCTGACCTGCGCCATGGCCTGGGGAGCGGAAAAGAGCCTGACCGAAGGATTTAACGACCCCAAGTTCCACGACGAACTGGTGGCCCGCTATGAGGCGATGATCCCGAAGGTGGCCAAGGCCGGCCTCAACAACCTGATCTGCTTTTCGGGCAACCGCAACGGCATGAGCGATGAGCAGGGCATGGCCAACTGCGCCAAAGGCCTGAAGCGCCTGATGAAGACGGCCGAAAAGCACAAGGTAACGCTGTCGATGGAGCTGCTCAACAGCAAAGTGAACCACAAGGATTACATGTGCGATCATACCAAGTGGGGCGTGGAGCTGGCGAAAATGGTGGGATCGGACCGCTTTAAGCTGCTTTATGACATTTACCACATGCAGATCATGGAAGGCGACGTGATCCGGACAATCCAGGAAAACCACCCCTATATCTCGCATTACCATACCGGTGGCGTGCCCGGCCGAAACGAGATCGACAACACCCAGGAGCTATACTATCCGGCTATTATGCAGGCCATTGTGGACACAGGCTACAAAGGCTATGTGGCCCAGGAATTTATTCCGAAGTCCAAAACGCCGCTTGTATCGCTGCAGGAAAGCGTGATGATCTGTGATGTATAA
- a CDS encoding PVC-type heme-binding CxxCH protein — translation MKRNILSVAVLLSVLALPACNNSQQTATKEQSEAERDAAYDKLTEAQKRLPENAELGLKAAEGLQVKLFASEPMMGNPTNMDVDAKGRVWVCEAYNYRPEINPTNPKRAEGDRILILEDLNNDGRADTAKVFYQGTDINAALGVAVLGNKVIVSSSPNVFMFTDTNGDDVADKKEVLYSGLGGVQHDHAIHSFTFGPDGKLYFNFGNEGKQIMDRNGKPVVDKDGKTVNNSGKPYRQGMVFRVNPDGTEFEVLAHNFRNNYEAAVDSYGTLWQSDNDDDGNQGVRINYVMEFGNYGYTDEMTGAGWRSRRTNMETEIPKQHWHLNDPGSIPNLLQTGAGSPTGMVIYEGNLLPEVYRNQMIHTDAGPNVVRAYPVTKDGAGYKARIVPLVEGVRDQWFRPSDLSVAPDGSIFVADWYDPGVGGHQMADMNRGRIYRIAPPATPYKTPKLDLTSPEGAVKALQSPNLATRYLAWDKLHTWGAKAEPALQQLWKSDNERMRARALWLLAKIDGKSDTYIQQALKDKKPDMRITGLRIARQEAKDIIPYVKQLVNDKSPQVRREAAIALRHNKSAEAPAIWVQLAQQYDGKDRWYLEALGIGADEQWDTFFKAYQQKAGNALADKASQDIIWRSRTGLALPYLAKNITNGGTSSADRAKYFRAFDFIDDPAKEQTLLTLLDDQGPHKAEVSKIALNHLTPESLQKSPKAKAALDRTLAELKGTQEFVDLVSRYKLRNQNEELLQLALAHPDSSLGVEATRLLLNAGGTPLLKKSISSKKEGEATAVLRSLSRVGSNESLDLIQSVMMDKSGDMAIRKVAVKALGTGWSGEERLMNVVRDGKLPEELKPTASVALAGAMRTGIRDEALRYLKPANATDGKPLPPISELAMRPGSEVKGKQVFLQTCSVCHQAGKEGTAFGPALTQIGSKLTKDALYVSILHPDAGISFGYEGYLLKLKDGSEVAGIIASETEDAIELVSPGGIKNRYEKAKIASKTQMEHSIMPANLQQGMSEQQLVDLVEYLYSLKKPATKAVASK, via the coding sequence ATGAAAAGGAATATACTTTCAGTGGCTGTCCTGCTGAGTGTGCTGGCCTTACCAGCTTGCAACAACTCGCAGCAAACAGCTACAAAAGAACAATCTGAAGCTGAGCGGGATGCCGCATACGACAAGCTGACCGAAGCGCAGAAAAGGCTGCCGGAGAACGCAGAACTGGGTCTGAAAGCGGCCGAAGGCCTGCAGGTAAAACTCTTTGCCTCTGAGCCCATGATGGGCAACCCTACCAACATGGACGTGGACGCCAAAGGCCGCGTGTGGGTGTGCGAGGCATACAATTACCGCCCGGAGATTAACCCTACCAATCCGAAACGGGCAGAAGGCGACCGCATCCTTATATTGGAAGACCTAAACAATGATGGCCGCGCCGATACCGCTAAGGTGTTTTACCAGGGCACCGACATCAATGCCGCCCTAGGTGTGGCCGTACTGGGCAACAAAGTGATCGTATCCAGCAGCCCGAACGTGTTTATGTTTACCGATACCAACGGCGATGATGTGGCCGATAAAAAGGAAGTGCTTTACTCGGGCTTAGGCGGCGTGCAGCACGACCACGCCATCCACTCGTTCACCTTTGGGCCGGACGGCAAGTTATACTTCAACTTCGGCAACGAAGGCAAGCAAATCATGGACCGCAACGGAAAGCCGGTGGTGGACAAGGATGGCAAAACGGTAAACAACAGCGGCAAGCCTTACCGCCAGGGTATGGTTTTCAGGGTGAACCCGGACGGCACCGAGTTTGAAGTGCTGGCGCACAACTTCCGCAACAACTACGAGGCCGCTGTGGACTCTTACGGCACGCTGTGGCAGTCCGACAACGACGACGATGGCAACCAGGGTGTGCGCATCAACTATGTGATGGAGTTCGGCAACTATGGGTATACGGATGAAATGACCGGCGCCGGCTGGCGGTCGCGTCGCACCAACATGGAAACCGAGATCCCTAAACAGCACTGGCACCTGAACGACCCCGGAAGTATACCCAACCTGCTGCAAACGGGCGCCGGTTCGCCTACTGGCATGGTGATCTACGAAGGCAACCTGCTCCCCGAAGTATACCGCAACCAGATGATCCATACCGATGCCGGCCCCAATGTGGTGAGAGCGTACCCGGTAACAAAGGACGGCGCCGGGTATAAAGCCCGCATCGTGCCGCTGGTAGAAGGCGTACGCGACCAGTGGTTCCGCCCCTCCGACCTGAGCGTAGCCCCGGACGGTTCTATTTTCGTGGCTGATTGGTATGATCCGGGTGTGGGTGGCCACCAAATGGCCGACATGAATCGCGGACGAATTTACCGGATCGCTCCGCCGGCAACACCTTACAAAACGCCCAAGCTGGACCTGACCTCGCCGGAAGGAGCCGTGAAAGCATTGCAGAGCCCAAACCTGGCTACGCGCTACCTGGCCTGGGACAAACTACACACCTGGGGCGCTAAAGCGGAACCAGCCCTTCAGCAACTCTGGAAATCGGATAACGAGCGCATGCGGGCAAGAGCCCTGTGGCTGCTGGCCAAGATCGACGGTAAAAGCGACACCTACATCCAACAGGCCCTGAAAGATAAGAAACCGGACATGCGTATTACCGGCCTGCGGATCGCCCGCCAGGAAGCTAAAGATATCATCCCGTATGTAAAGCAACTGGTAAACGACAAGAGCCCGCAGGTACGCCGCGAAGCAGCCATTGCCTTGCGCCATAACAAGTCGGCGGAGGCGCCGGCCATTTGGGTGCAGTTGGCGCAGCAGTATGATGGCAAAGACCGCTGGTACCTGGAAGCCTTAGGCATCGGCGCCGACGAGCAGTGGGACACGTTCTTTAAAGCTTATCAGCAGAAAGCCGGTAACGCGTTGGCAGACAAAGCCAGCCAGGATATTATCTGGCGTTCCAGAACCGGACTCGCGCTGCCATACCTTGCCAAAAACATCACCAACGGCGGCACCTCGTCCGCAGACCGGGCAAAGTATTTCAGGGCGTTCGATTTTATAGATGACCCGGCTAAAGAGCAAACACTGCTAACCCTGCTCGACGACCAGGGACCGCACAAAGCTGAAGTATCGAAGATTGCCCTGAACCACCTTACCCCCGAGAGCCTGCAAAAATCACCCAAAGCAAAAGCTGCCTTGGACCGTACCCTGGCTGAGCTGAAAGGAACGCAGGAGTTTGTGGACCTTGTGAGCCGCTATAAGCTCCGCAACCAGAACGAAGAACTGCTGCAGCTGGCACTAGCCCACCCCGACAGCAGCCTGGGCGTGGAGGCAACCCGGTTGCTGCTGAACGCAGGCGGAACGCCCCTGCTGAAAAAATCAATCAGCAGTAAGAAAGAAGGCGAAGCAACCGCGGTGCTCCGATCATTGAGCCGCGTAGGCAGCAACGAATCTTTGGACCTGATCCAGTCGGTTATGATGGATAAGTCAGGCGACATGGCCATTCGGAAAGTAGCCGTAAAGGCGCTGGGCACAGGCTGGAGCGGCGAAGAACGGCTGATGAACGTGGTGCGGGACGGCAAACTACCCGAAGAGCTGAAGCCAACGGCATCGGTAGCGCTGGCCGGTGCCATGCGCACGGGCATCCGCGACGAAGCCCTGCGGTATCTGAAGCCGGCCAATGCCACAGATGGCAAGCCATTGCCGCCGATCAGTGAACTGGCCATGCGCCCGGGCTCTGAGGTAAAAGGCAAGCAGGTATTCCTGCAAACCTGCAGCGTGTGCCACCAGGCCGGCAAAGAAGGTACTGCCTTTGGCCCGGCCCTGACCCAGATCGGCAGCAAGCTCACCAAAGACGCCCTGTATGTGTCCATCCTGCACCCGGATGCCGGCATCAGCTTTGGTTATGAAGGGTACCTGCTGAAGCTGAAAGATGGCAGCGAAGTAGCCGGCATTATCGCCAGCGAGACAGAAGACGCTATTGAGCTGGTTAGCCCGGGTGGCATAAAGAACCGCTACGAGAAAGCCAAAATAGCTTCTAAAACGCAGATGGAGCACTCTATTATGCCTGCCAACCTGCAGCAAGGTATGTCGGAGCAGCAGCTGGTAGATTTGGTGGAGTACCTGTATTCGCTTAAAAAGCCGGCCACTAAAGCGGTTGCCAGCAAATAA